In Dermacentor variabilis isolate Ectoservices chromosome 10, ASM5094787v1, whole genome shotgun sequence, the genomic window AGcatgcacaaggaaggagaccgctCAAAGCCATAAAGGAAACTCGCCGGTCAACAGCTGCAGATGTCCCATGCTAACTCAAAACATTGTTgccgtcagagcttgaatctgctttgctgtcatctttGGAATAATAACTCGAGCCCTCATCACTAAATTGAAGTGCaggtgcagcatagtttcgagcacgACGCTTTTCTCACGATGCAGCCATGCGGGATGACACCATGGGGGCGACTTTCGATAACTGCACAGTGACACTGGCAGTGCACTTGGAAAATCTTGGcaactggttgaaaatgccaggttCGGATGTTGTACATGCGTCGGACCTTCATAAATGTACTTTGGCAGAATAAAACAGCTCtgactccaaaccaaagctcgCTAGTGAACTGCTGGCATCATTTTCATTTAATATCACCGCTCCGCAATGTCAGACTGCAAAGCCGGCGATgtaatttaattcttgacttgctgggagtcatttgattacaaaattttgatgccaGTGCAGCGTAATCGTGAGCAGCATGCTTTTTTCTCGAATGCAGCAGAAGATGACAGCCACGGCTCTTTACGCTACAACATGCTCACATTATTTCACAAAAAAGGTCCGTCAGAAATCACGATGTCACCGGAGCACGAGCatttaaactgattctgaaagtgcagTGCCTGTAATAACTACTGGATGGCCTTAAGTGAATAAGAAATGGCTCCAACATGTCAAAATCGCCGATCTAAAGCATTGATCATCGgtgatcgatttgaataggcGAGGTAATGAAAGAGTTAAATAATTTTTGTGAGCTGCTAAAGCATAGTGAGCATTTTTAGCGTAGCACAATGTGCGATCCCCTGGGAGTCATGTAAATATGTGTGCATTCTTGCAGCAGTGTGGATATGCAGCAGTGTGGATGTTCTCCTGCTTGACTGTAGTGCCCAAAATCGTTATTAATGTTTCACACAGTGTCCGATACTAATTGAGggggaggcagagagagagaaacatggTCGTACTATCGTTGTAGAGGATGCACTGGTGAAGCTATAGAAgaattaaaaaatttaaaaaaaaactgacttAACTCTAAAAAATATAGCTTGCTTACAATGCTGAAGCTGTCGTGCACTGCATATTTGTTTAGCTAGATTCTTGTTTTGTCATGCATTGTGAAGATATCATTGCGTGGTGGTGATGACAGATGGGCCGGCACGGAGAGAAGGAAGGCAGTGAAATCTGGGTGGCAGTGAAAGGGGCAAAGCATGGCCAGTGGGTCGAATATTGCAAGTCACAGTGAACTCCTATTTGCTCACTTACAACTGATGTTTTTTTTAGAACCAGCACACCGAAATACATATAAGTGCTCCCAGGTTGTTAGACATGCAGACAATGGAGATGAGCACCCACCAAATGCATCAAAGAAGCCTATCACTGCATTGGATGCGTTTGGCGGATGCTCATCTTCATTGTGTGCATATCTGACAACCTGAGGCTATGTTTCTTTCGACTTGCTAATTCCATGAAACACCAGTTGGTTGTAAGTGAGCGCCTCTCTTGTCCTTCCTTGTCCCTGCTATCttaatgctattagcattctTCGGGTACATCAGGCAACTTCTTGGTCTGTCCATTCATCCATTTTCCTGCCTGCCTGGGTCACTGGGTCCATGGTCAAACGGGTAGCACGTCTGGCTgatgtgctgagggaacagggttcaaaaccaactgTCAGACCATCTTGGGCCACAGAGTATGCGTCAATGTATATACataatgtgctgctcttcaacgaacctctttcacgtcgacatgggtcactgtggATGTGTGACTGGGTATGTACTGCTGTTTGAAGAAGCTCTTTGACACAGAGTTAGAGTACTGGACAGGTGCCACTCGGTCTGTctccagtgaacctctttgatgccaccttgggtcactgggtgtgtgccagcaGGCGTGTGCAGCTCCTTCAGTGAGCATCTTTTGACATTAACTTCGGTACGTGCCACTGGGTATATGTGCCGCTCTGCAATGACAAAAATGGTCCTTTAAATTTCTCCAATACTTGGCAGAATCGAACCCATGCCATGCACAGACGGTGGCATTGCTAGGTCATGCAAGGAGTGCAgtaagaagcgcgaaagaggagcccTACTGCATAGACGTTTCTAGATCAGTACCAATCGCAACATCGAGATTCATTGCGAGATGGGTTCGGCTAGATTTTTTAACAATATTTGTGCCTGTTTCTATTGCACAAAGAATATTTCCCAGTTGCCTCCTCCAATGTTCATTCACATAGACCTGTGTGATGCACATGGTCGAATGTATGTGCCACATCTGCCACCATAGCTGTGATtggcgctggccaacactcccagAAAAGTGGATAGAAGGGTGACCACTGCAGTTTGGCTCCCACCAGCGGCAGGTCGTCCTTTTGTCCActtcatttcctttttccttaCTATTTCAAATAAACATGACAAATAACTTCTCCCATGCGTTTCTCGGCTTCGTtgcctgttggcttcatatggttctAACCAACACAAGGCCAAGGCCCTCAGTTCCCCTGCTCACTCATTGCATAACCagggctcgccaatcaccatcaCAATAGCACATCTCAATAGATCTATGTAGGTGCTCTTGCTCGACTTCAAGAATTGTCCTGCGATGGGTttatgcttcatttttttttttaatgtgaagcattctttgAGTCATCCCAGTTTTCATGGTGTATCTCGGCATTTTCGTTGGTCAGTCCCAAAGATAGTGCGCTCTAAAAATGTGTGCCACTGGAGCCACTGAGCGTGTGACACGGGGCGTTTGTCACTCTTTactgaacctctttgatgccaacttgggtcaggTGGTATCACAACAAACACAAACAACACCTACGTAGACCTGTGTAATGCTTCGCTTCACGCAGATGTCAACTCGAGTTGAGTCTGCTTGGCTTTTTATGAAATTTTGATTTGCCCATCTGTGCTAGCAatttttgtcttttcttcttttatctttGTTTGCAGACACCGCAAGGGGAAGTATGCCGTAGGTTCGGCCTGCATCGGCGGTGGTCAAGGCATCGCTGTGATGATTGAGAACGTCTGATGGAGCACCTCGGCAGTAGACATCCGCTTGACTTTGTTCACGACTTTATTGTGACagacatatttttttattatgcagGACCAGCATTTCTGGAATCGTCAATAAGGCATATACACTACACACGTACATCTTTGTGCTTTTCTGCATCTGTATAAATGCAGCTTTTTTAAGAAGGTGCATTGTGTCAGTTTCTGAACATTTAGTGTCTTGCAACTTTCCCGTGAAAGAGGCTAGAAATAGACACATTATAAACAGACATACCTGATACGGAAGAGAGCTGGTAGCTCGCCAAGCAAGACACTGCCTTCAATGAAGGCATTCTTAAAGCCATGAGAGGaagcttggcaagccagaaaagacgtAAAAATTAAAATACGGGTGATGCCTCCACTGTGAAGTTGCCATGCCAGCTTCCTGTGACATTGATTTTGATGGTATGTGCTAGGGCCTAGTTAATTCTCTTTCAGTAAATGCGGACTATATTGCAATCTGAAGGTGACAAGAGGTGAATGGGGCAAGTCTCGAAGAACATTTACTGAAACACAACAGCCAAAGATATTAAAAAATGCTTTGGAATCCATGGTGTCACACTTATGTACTACTGGTGCTGGGGTGTTGATGCAAAATTCTGAAAATGGAACTTTgatcctgcctttccttcctgaTGATTCACATATTAAcatgaaataactgaaatattGTTTTCAAAGAAAATTTTGTCTGTCTAAATCAGAAGGTTGCTGAATCAAGCGAGTTGGAACTCATCCGTGATAGGTGCACACAGAACACAAGATGTAGCAAGGGATACGAGTCCAAACCAACTTGATGTCTCTCTTTTCCTTTAATGCAATGAAAAAGCAAACAACACTGTTTTCAATTTTAGCAGTCATTGCGGTAAGcaacatattgttacgtgaagctgaagccgaatactatgtacaatttatttacagggaagctcacggatgccaaaatggcgacgctatatcaagccagcatccacgtcgtcttcgtccatctcagtgcagccacactgtggcggctgttctgtagcatcccccccggctgtagaagcaccgtcccggagcTTAAtttacacatccgcggtgaaaggtgtctggtgtggctttagtctcgccacgtgaacgatgtcacttgcagccgacgatgacgctgagaggttggcggggatgacttcatacgtgacatcggtcacttgttgcaccacacggtatgggccagtgtagcccgacagcagcttttcggaaaggcccacacgtcgaatgggtgaccagagaagcaccagagaacccggagtaaagtccacgtcgcgatggtggcaatcatagaggcgtctctgatgctcctgtgaggcctcgagacgagcgcgggcgagctggcgtgcatggtaggcgtgtgcgatcgcgtcgcgggcgtattcagtggctgaacgtgtggccgagggcagcaaagtgtccaagggcaacacgggttctcggccatataggagatagaatggtgaatagcaggcggtgtcgtgacgcgatgaattatataCGAACgacacatatggtaagtgaagatcccagtcgtggtggttggTCGCAACgaacttcgaaagcatgtcggtgatggtccggttggaGGCGCTCcatgaggccgttggtctgtgggtggtaggacgtgctgaacttgtgctttgtcaagcaggagcggaggatgtcctcgacgactgcccacagaaagctgcggccatggtcagtgagtaattggcacGGAGCACCGTGCACCAAAATggtgtcatagagcagaaagttagcaacgtcagtagcgcaacttgtcgggagggctctggtgattgcgtaccgcgtagcataatcggtagcgacggcAACCAATTTATTttcggagcccgagagaggaaatggtccaagaaggtctagaccaacacggaaaaagggttcgggtgggatgtcgatcggctggagacatccagctggaggtgtggagggcttcttccggcgctgacagggctcacaagcggcaacatagcgccgcaCGAAgtgggcgagacccggccaaaagaatcgacagcgtacacggtcgtatgtgcgcgagacgcccaagtgtccagccaagggagcatcgtgaagttgctggaggacagtcgaacgcaggtgcgatggaatgacgagcagaaggtcaaggcgatgtggatcaaaattgcggcggcataatccccctccttaaggagaaacatccggagagaagcgtcgccaggagttgactccagacggtcgatgagggctcgtaatgaaggatcgcgccgtTGCCCGTTGcccgttgccgatttgaagcaactgggacacagagaaaacgcaagcgatggcgtccgcatcagccggttcgtcgacggggtagcgggacataCAATcagcatcctggtgcaagcgtcccgtcttgtataccacggagaaggtatattcttgcaggcgtaacgcccagcgagcgagtcatcccgtggggtccttgagcgaggatagccagcagagagcgtggtgatcagagATGACacaggggcgtccgtacaagtatgaaCGAAATTttgcaacagcccacacaagagcgaggcactcgcgctctgtgattgaataattgcgctcggcgggtgatagaagtcgactggcataggctataacgcgatcatgttcacgctggcgctgtgctaacactgcttctatgccgtgaccactggcatcagttcgaacttccgttgaggcagacgggtcaaagtgggccaaaattggagcgtggtaaggagagtggtcagctgcgaaaaagatgcggcatggtcaggaccccaagaaagaggggtgtctttcttcaagaggtcggtaaggggacgtgcgatggtcacaaaatccttcacaaagcgtcggaaataagagcacagccctacaaaactacgaacgtccttggtagacttcggaacaggaaaattcgtaatggcgtgaattttgtccggatcgggtcgcacacctctggcgtctacgaggtgtccaaggacggcgatttggcagcgagcgaaatgacattttgacgagttcaactggagaccggtgcttcagaacacgtcaagaatcgctgaaagacggtctagatgcgtgtcgaatgtgttcgaataaacgatgacatcgtccagatagcacgaacaggtggaccacttgaacccctgaagcaaagagtccatcattcgttcgaaggtggcaggtgcgttacagagaccgaaaggcatcaccttgaactgataaaggccgtcaggggtaacaaacgcagtcttctctcggtccatgtcgtcgacggatatctgccagtagccagaccgtgagtcgatagaagaaaaataggtggcaccgtacaggcagtttagagcgtcatcaatacgtggcaaagggttcACGTCCTttcttgtgattttgttcaggtggcgataatctacgcaaaagcgccacgttcgatccttctttttgacaagtacgacgggagatgcccagggactacaggaaggctcgataatgtcctttgcaagcatctttttgacttcctgttgaataacagctcgttccgacgcagaaacacgatatggacgtcagTGAATAGGGTtagcatcgccagtatttatgcgatgggtcacgatggccttcaagaacgcggcaaagagcttcagcttgcgcaagtgtaaggtcagaggaaaccatcttctttATGTCGACGTCAGTATcgtgcgatgacgtcacagtatgggctgagctgtaacgatcttcctctgtgaatggctcgacctcatcatcctgcaaagcgctaattatagccaaggagatcccctgaggcagaacttgtgtggttagcgcgaaattgacaagtggaaggcaggtgcggtggccagtaattttcagcacagtgtgcggcatggtaacaccatgtgtaagcataacagCTGGAATTGGTGcagccacgtaattgccgtcaggtacagctggtgaggacaacaagtcgacgtgtgtcacagagtgaggcggtgggcgaataaaatctatgcagctcagatggcttggaggcgggtccacattGTCGgcaagaggcaagtcaaggcgaagtgagccggccgaacagtcaatgagggcagaataattggcaagaaaatccagaccgagatgagttcgtgagggcaatgctcaaTGACGGTGAAGAGAATGACGGTGTgcctctcagcaatggtgagtcgggcagaacacatgccagcaatagcgacagtccctccgtcggcgacttgtacaactcggttcggggcaggtgtcagaactttcttgagccgacggcgaaaaGCAGCACTCATAacggacacatgcgccccggtgtcaatcgacgcgcacacaggaacattgtcaacaagaacgtccaaaagattcttgttcgtgggtaaggtgaagcgaggatttcgtgccaatgtcgtcaacgcagcttcacctccagaagctgcactgtctagttttccggtcagGGTTGCGGcaagtaggtcggagaaggagcacggcgttaCGGGGGCGAGCAAGATTGGCGGcaggagggagaaggcgagcgggagtagcggggtcgtgtcaaaggtgtcacagggtcagatgatggagcgggcatagaagggacgaaggaaaaggatgcgctagaggggtgagggtggtaatcaggataATAgggcgtcggagaagtccagcggctgcggcagtggcgagcgacatgtccaatgcgttgGCAGTTAAAACAGAAAAAGGTTgcgtagcttgtctttgaagagatcccagctcgagatctcctcttcgtgagtctggaacaaCGCCAATGGAGCTCCGTCAAGGTAGTAaagtacgttggcaagcataacagtcgtatcccacctgtgactggtgctgacacgttcgtataagcggagccagtcatcaacatcaggactgccgactccattgaaaacaccaggatcccgaggtggggaaacggcgacgtaggttggggctgcaggcggagacgcttgcgtagatgaagtgccgccagcaggaggcgaagttgcattgtcgccgttgcgaccgctgcgaagctccatgacgcgtacggggaacgtccacctccaccaaattaatgttacgtgaagctgaagccgaatactatttacaatttatttacagggaagctcacggaggccaaaatggcgacgctatatcaagccggcacacacgtcgtcttcgtcctcctcagtgcagccacactgtggcggctgttctgcAGCAATATTGTGCCTATACATGCAAGAGTGTGCAGCCAACCTGCAGCTGATCAAGGCATTAAAAATATTACGCAGGTCGAAGCACGACACTTTTGGGGTACCAATGCTTATGAGCACCTTGCAGGAAGGCCCACCACTGACGCATTATGCAAACCTGaatgcgctcgtccttgtgttgctccttttcttcgtccctgtttgtttgtgcacaaaaagttaaaaagaaaactgaatgCACAGTCatgtttatttatatatttatttatttatttatttatttatttatttatttatttatttatttatttatttatttatttacgaatACTGCTATCTCATTTAGAGACATAGCAGAGGTGGGTTACATAACTTATGAACACAATATGTGAACCAGCATGGTtaggcagttctttctgaaattgattAGTCGGCGATGAATGCAGAGAACCATCTAAGTTATTCCATAATTCAACAGAGTGTGGAAAAAAGGAAGACTTATAGCAATCTATTTTTGGAACGAAGGGATCTATGTTTAATGGGTGAGTACGTCGGGTCACTCGCACAGTAGGTGTGGTTAGCGAGATAGGGTCTTCAATGTTAGTTGATCCATGTAAGATTTTGTGCAGCAGGATTAGACGGTCACACGTGCGACGAACGACAATGGGTCCAGTGATAAAGCGTGTGCGTgggatgacggtgaaaacataCGATCGTAACGGCCATAGATAAATCTAACAGCTTTTTTCTGAATGGATTCTAATTTGGAAATATCCTTTATGCGATAAGGCGACCACACTACAGAAGCATACTCTAAAACAGGTCTAATTAATGATTTATAGGCCGTAAGCTTGCACTCTTTAGTGCCATGTTCTAAAGTTCGTTTTAGGCACCCTAGTTCTCGCATTGCCTTAGAGCAGGCTATATTGATGTGATTATGCCAACTAAGGTTAGTTGTGATAGTAAGTCCAAGGTATTTGAACTCGTTAACTTCATTAATACTGTATCTTTGTGTGCTGTACGTAAATTTTAGGGGCTGTTTCTTATTAGTAAAAGACATTGCCACAGTTTTGCTTAAGGTAATGCTCATTTGCCTTGTGTTACTCCAGTCTGAAAAGGATGAAAATACGTTATTAAGCACTTCTTGATCACGAAGAGTATGAATGTTAGAATAGATTACGTAAAGATGTATTTTCACTTGTGTGTTTCTGGCTTCTTCAataatgtcgttaacatatatgatGAATAAGAGTGGCCAGAGAACTGAGCCGTGCGGCACCCCTGACATGACCTGAGCTATAGAAGAGGTTTTGTAATTAAAAGTGACGGATTGGAATCGGAGGTGCAGGTAATCGGATATCCAGTCAATTAGTTTATTACCAGGAAAGATTGCAGCAAGTTTTAGAAGAAATTTTTTATGGCTtaccgtgtcaaatgcttttgagtagtcGATAAAGATGGCATCAAGCTGACCGCGGTTATTTAGTTATGTGGCTATGTCATGCGTGAATTCTAATAATTGCGTTGTAGAAAATCCTgctcgaaaaccatgctgctgtAGGGACAGAAAGTTATTTGCCGATAAATATTGAATGATGTGCTTGTGGAtgatgtgctcgagaagtttGCAACACGTGGGCAGCAAAGATATAGGCCTGTAATTAGTGATTAGCTGTTTGCTGCCAGATTTGAAGACGGGAATAATGTTAGCTTGTTTCCAAACACAAGGAACTGTCGACATCTCAAGAGATTTGTTAAATATAACTGTCAAGTACTAGGCGTTTCATTCAGAGTATTGCTGTAAAAATTTGTTTAGCACTCCGTCAGCTCCAGAACTTTTTGTAGTATCAATTGTTAGTAATAAGTTGAGAACACCAGTATAAGTTATAACGAGAGTAGAAAGCTCTGGTAAAGCGTCGTTGACGCAAAAAGGGGGATCGACGCCGTCATCCTGACAAAATACAGACTGAAAATAAGTGTTGAAAGTTTCGGAAATAATCACCGGATCAGAGCAAGGGCGATCATTTATAGTGAATGATGAAGTGTTGTGAGCAGCCGAAAGCACCGTTTTCCAAAACTTTGATCggtttttttttcaagaatgttGATAATGTGATGTCGAAATAGAAGTGTCTGGCTTCGTGCATTTTGGTTTTTAATTCGGACTGAAGCAAATGCAGTTTTGAGCATTGGTTGCTCCGACTCACGTTTTTATGTTTGCGGAGCCTCTTGATGCGCCTGATAAGATGAATAATGTCCCTATTATACCAAGGGTGCCTCGGGTTGCGTTTCATGCATTTCTTGGGAACAAACTGCGAGATGCATATCTTAACAATGTTGCAAAACATATCAAACAACTCGTCCATACTGCAAATGCtgctacattgaaaaaaaaatgtcataaaaGGATGCTAGAATATCAACAATGGAATTGTCATCAGCATGGGAAAAATCATTAACAATCCGAAAATCAGGTCTGTTGCGCTCACAAGTGATATCAACCTTCAGCAGCACTCCCTTGTGATCAGACAGGCCTTCTATGATTTGGCAGTCATATCTGTTTTGTAGTAACTTCTGGTTAAGGAAAATCAGGTCTAGGATTGAGCTTTCACGGATAACGCCACTAACAATCTGTGTCAGATCTAACGACAAAACCAAGTCAATAAGCGAGTCGCAAATCGGCCTGTCACGACCATACGAAGCCAATGTGCTCCAGTTAATACAAGGGGTATTGAAATCACTAGCAAGGATCAATTTACAGTCGTGAAACATATTTTTTTCAGAATCGGGAGGTCGGTATAAAGCGCCAGCAACCACCACAAGATCACGTATATATAATTTTCACCATACCGACTCGGTGTTAGGAAGACTCGGTAGCACTACAAAATCAATGCCTTTGTGAAAGAATAAAGCTACTCTGCCACCCCTACCACATAACCTGTCACATTGCAAAACAGAGTAATTAGGAGGCACGAACTCGCCTTCCGTGACGGAGTCATTTAGCCAGGTCTCAGTGACACAGATCAAAGATGGTTGATGGCATTCAATTAGCCAATTGATGTGAGCTAGCTCGTTCAATAGGTTGCGTGCATTTATATTCAAAAGGTTTAGGTTGTGTCTATCACGAAGTCACTCTGTGCTGCTAGTGGGTATGTAGCTGGAAGTTTTGATAAGCGACTTTCTAGTGTCATCCCACGAGTAGCGGACGCTGTCTACTATCAGGGTGTCAAAGCTCAGTCGAACCTCGTTCACCTTCTTCCTAAGCTCGACTGAATTATCCCACAAAGCTTTGCAAGTCTGGTGCACGCAGAAAGAAAAATCCTCACTGATATGAGTATCTGACCCTTTTAATTTAAAAGCACTTCTTAGTATCGAAGTCTTCACTCTGAAATCAAGCAACTTAAATATGATAGGTCTtaccttccctttttttttttttgcaacgagccTGTGACAGGGCTCAACACAGGTGCATTCTATTTTCAATTTCGTGGAAAAGAGCTTCAGCACATCGGCAAGTAGTTGCTCAGGGAATTCAGCCGATGGCTCAGGCAGGCCATAGATTATTAAGTTGTTCCAATGTGATCGGTTTTCTAAATTGTCATTTTTTCTGTCCAGCAGTTTGATGGCTTTTCTAAGGTCGTCGACTGTTTCTTCTAAAGTATGCACACGGTGGTCGATTTTCGCGGTGGCCGACGCCCACACTTCTATCTTCGAGATCCTATCTTCGAATGCACCAATTTTAGCGGTCAGACTTACTAAGTCTTTGCTTATTCGTGTTTGCACCTCCAGCAGTTCCGTGAGCATACGTTCAGTTATTGTTTTTGGGCCAGAGTTTGACTCTACATCACCCGACATAATTAGCAAGATTGTCAAggaatg contains:
- the LOC142560910 gene encoding uncharacterized protein LOC142560910 isoform X1 gives rise to the protein MTRKSKASMKTWNRRWISACGGRHYPEDYVFSVCQLRGIPARLNLDSTLNGTCDFVSRENLIIDDAELHRCWSNRGRQITAGMLTWSQDEIKPDSRLLLFSGSSSGMANDFLNFACFILQVSNRHRVNCFRSDDRCLVLLLDPECLLCTFFCLLHSLTILLIMSGDVESNSGPKTITERMLTELLEVQTRISKDLVSLTAKIGAFEDRISKIEVWASATAKIDHRVHTLEETVDDLRKAIKLLDRKNDNLENRSHWNNLIIYGLPEPSAEFPEQLLADVLKLFSTKLKIECTCVEPCHRLVAKKKKGKVRPIIFKLLDFRVKTSILRSAFKLKGSDTHISEDFSFCVHQTCKALWDNSVELRKKVNEVRLSFDTLIVDSVRYSWDDTRKSLIKTSSYIPTSSTE